GGCGCCGGGTCAACCAGATGGCGAAGGCGATCACCAAAAGGACAAGGAAATAGAAATAGAGCGCATAAAGCGTGGGGTCATCCAGACGGATCCCCAGCGCATGCAGCCATGGCTTGAAGAACAGCGGAGGACGTTGAACCGGGCGGATCCCTTGCGGGCCATTGGTTAGATTGATCGGCTTGTCCAGGTTGTTGACGATCACCCGGATCACTTCACCAAAGGCCAGGGTGACAATTGCCAGATAATCTCCCCGCAATCGCAGCACCGGAAGCCCCAGCAGGATTCCGGTAAGCGCCGCCACCCCGACCGCCAGGAACAAGAACACAAAGAACCACTCCGGCTCCAACGGGAAGCGATTCGTCCCGAAGGCGATGTTCGCTTGGGGGGAGCCGAAGATCGCCCAAAGATACGCGCCGACGGCGTAGAAGGCCACATATCCCAGATCCAGGAGCCCGGCGAAACCCACCACAATGTTCAGGCCCAATGCCATCGCCGCGAAGATCCCTACCTGAGTGGCCACTTCCAGCAGGAATGTGTTCCGGATCCCCAGAAGGGGAAGGAGGACCAAGAGGATAGCCAGGCCCAGGATGGCTTTCACCACACCGGCCAGGGGGGCGTAATAAATTACCAGCAGGGAGCCCAGGAATGCCGCGAAGGCGAGAGCGGAGACCAGAGGATACCAGACCGCATCCCGCAGCCCCGGCTGGCTTAGCCCGTTCATAAGGAGAAGAGCAACCACAATGTAACCCAGCACGCCCACCAGATAGATCGAGCGTCCGTTCCGAATCTGAGTAATCCACTCCATGGTCTTGGCACGGAGCATCCCGCACCTCTTCGTCCCGGAAATGCGATCAGACAAGGCTTATGCGATCGGATCATGCCTTCTGGCCCACTTGCTCGCCAAGCAGGCCGGTCGGGCGGAACATCAAAATGAGGATGAGAATCAGGAACGCGAAGATATCCTTATACTCCGTCCCGAAAGCCCCGCCAGTGAACTGGGAAAGATACGCTCCCGCGAAGCCCTCCAGGACCCCCAGGACGATCCCGCCCAGCATGGCCCCGGTGATGTTGCCAATGCCGCCCAACACCGCAGCCGTGAAAGCTTTAATCCCGGGGATGAACCCCACATATGGATCGATCCGGCCGACCCGGATCCCAAACAGCACACCCGTTGCGCCGCCCAGGGCCCCGCCGATGAGGAAGGTCAGCATGATGATCCGATCCACATCTACGCCCATCAGGGCCGCCGTCGGCCGGTCCTGGGCCACCGCCCGGATCGCCCGACCCAGCCGAGTGGCGTTCACCACAAAGTTCAGCCCCGTCAGCATCAATAGAGATGCAATAATAATGAAGACCACCTTTGCCTGGATCTGCATCTGGATCGACTGGTCGGCGATCTGAAAAGAAGCGATGGGGATCTGCTGGTTCAGAACGGGGAAAGAAGGATAATTCCGATAGAACGCGTTGTTCAGCAATCCTTCAATTGCTCGAACGGCATCTTGAAGGAAGAACGAAACCCCGATGGCCGAGATCAGCGGCACCAGGCGAGGTGCACCCCGCAACGGCCGGTAGGCGACCCGTTCGATCAGCACCGCCAGCAGCCCGCTACCAGCCATCCCGGCCGCCACCGCCAACAGGATCCCGACCATGATCAGCATCAGAGGCGCAGTAGATGGGATCGCCAGCGCGAGCATCAACTCCACACCGATGAAGGCCCCGACCATGAAGATCTCGCTATGGGCGAAGTTGATGAACTGCAGCACCCCATAGACCATGGTGTAACCCAGGGCGATCATTGCATATAGGAAGCCGATCACCAGGCCATCGATGGCCACCTGGGGCAGCGTGCGAACAACGAACTGGAGGAGGGTCATCCCTCCGGTCACGGGGCGGTTGAAGAGAACAGCCAGGAATAGGATGATCGAACCGATAACGATGAGGCTGATCGTGACGAAGACGAAAAGCTGGATCAGCGGGACCACCAGTGCCTGATACAGGAGGGATTCGGAGAGTTTGCTTCGCATTTCTCCCGACTCGCCCTCAGAATTTCTTACGGTCCCCATAAACACCGGGTGGGGAGGCCAGGAGATCCTCCCCACCCGGGCTTGATCCCCCGATTACTTCACACCGCACTTCGCCTTCAGCTCCGGCGTGAAGGGCGGCGGCGCCAGCTCCAGGGTCTTCACCAGCTGGTTATTGCCCCAATCCTCCGGCTTCCCGGAGACCACTTTGATCACGAAATACTTGGCCTTCACCGGGTCGCCCCGCTCATCGAACGTGATCACGCCCGTGATCCCCTGGAAGTCCTTGGTGGCCCGCACTTTCTGCGCCACCGCCTTGCGGCTGGGCTTCTGACCCCCCGCCTCGTTGATGGCTGCCTCAATGGCCTTCAACACAATGGCGGTGGCATCGTAGGCCTGGGCCGAGAACGGCTCAGGATCCTTTCCGAACTTGGCCTTGTAATCCTGAATAAACTTCTTAGCTCCCTCATAGACCGTCGGCGGCGCCGCCACGCTCGTGTAATACATGCCCACCACGGCATCCCCGGCGATCTTCGCCAGCTCCGAGGAGTCCATTCCGTCCGGCCCCAGGAAGATCGCCTTCACCCCCTTCTCCCGGGCCTGCTTGAAGAAGACGCCCGCCTGATCGTAGATGCCGCCGAAGTAGATCAGCTCGGGGTTCGCTGCCTGGATCGCCGTGATCAGCGGGTCGAAGTTGGCCTTCTCCTCGGTCCCCTCGAAGCCCAGGACTTTGCCGCCGAGCTCCTCGAAGCGCTTCTTGAAGAACTCCGCCACGCCCTGGCCATAGGTCGTCTTGTCGTGGATCACGAAGGCGGTCTTGACCTTGAGCTCGTTGAAGGCGAACTCCGCGCCCACCGCCCCCTGCACATCATCACGGCCACAGACCCGATTCACCACCAGATAGCCACGGTCCGTGATGCAGGGGTTCGTGTTCGCGGGCGAGACCATCACCAGGTCGTAATCCTTGTAGGTCTCCGAAGAGGGGATCGCCACGCCGGAGTTGAGGTGGCCGATCACCGCCAGGATATCGGGATCGTTGACCAGCTGCTTGGCATTGGCCACCCCCACATCCGGCTTGGCCTGATCATCGAAGGGCACCAGCTCCACCTTAAAACCGAGGGCCTCAATGGGGCCTTTCAGCTGCTCGATCGCCAGCTGGGCACCATTCTTAATGCCCTCCCCCAGAGCCGCCTGACCACCCGAGAGCGGGCTCTGGGTGGCGATCTTAATGGTGCCCTTCACCGCCGGGGTAGGAGA
This genomic interval from Thermoflexus sp. contains the following:
- a CDS encoding branched-chain amino acid ABC transporter permease, producing MLRAKTMEWITQIRNGRSIYLVGVLGYIVVALLLMNGLSQPGLRDAVWYPLVSALAFAAFLGSLLVIYYAPLAGVVKAILGLAILLVLLPLLGIRNTFLLEVATQVGIFAAMALGLNIVVGFAGLLDLGYVAFYAVGAYLWAIFGSPQANIAFGTNRFPLEPEWFFVFLFLAVGVAALTGILLGLPVLRLRGDYLAIVTLAFGEVIRVIVNNLDKPINLTNGPQGIRPVQRPPLFFKPWLHALGIRLDDPTLYALYFYFLVLLVIAFAIWLTRRLENSWVGRAWTAIREDELAAQAMGIPLVRMKLAAFATGASFAGAMGMIFAAKQYFINPESFTFMESIGVLVMVIVGGMGSIPGAIVGAAVVTILNLQILKGLSLMLNKLRQAGVVIPIINFPLSQWPTQLEPAKYERLVFGILLILMMILRPQGLIPERRHRMELAEALGREEPAELERLPAEEELPPVISAPEIKPTRD
- a CDS encoding branched-chain amino acid ABC transporter permease, which translates into the protein MTLLQFVVRTLPQVAIDGLVIGFLYAMIALGYTMVYGVLQFINFAHSEIFMVGAFIGVELMLALAIPSTAPLMLIMVGILLAVAAGMAGSGLLAVLIERVAYRPLRGAPRLVPLISAIGVSFFLQDAVRAIEGLLNNAFYRNYPSFPVLNQQIPIASFQIADQSIQMQIQAKVVFIIIASLLMLTGLNFVVNATRLGRAIRAVAQDRPTAALMGVDVDRIIMLTFLIGGALGGATGVLFGIRVGRIDPYVGFIPGIKAFTAAVLGGIGNITGAMLGGIVLGVLEGFAGAYLSQFTGGAFGTEYKDIFAFLILILILMFRPTGLLGEQVGQKA
- a CDS encoding branched-chain amino acid ABC transporter substrate-binding protein; the protein is MKGTIKIATQSPLSGGQAALGEGIKNGAQLAIEQLKGPIEALGFKVELVPFDDQAKPDVGVANAKQLVNDPDILAVIGHLNSGVAIPSSETYKDYDLVMVSPANTNPCITDRGYLVVNRVCGRDDVQGAVGAEFAFNELKVKTAFVIHDKTTYGQGVAEFFKKRFEELGGKVLGFEGTEEKANFDPLITAIQAANPELIYFGGIYDQAGVFFKQAREKGVKAIFLGPDGMDSSELAKIAGDAVVGMYYTSVAAPPTVYEGAKKFIQDYKAKFGKDPEPFSAQAYDATAIVLKAIEAAINEAGGQKPSRKAVAQKVRATKDFQGITGVITFDERGDPVKAKYFVIKVVSGKPEDWGNNQLVKTLELAPPPFTPELKAKCGVK